AAGATGCTGCAGTTAAAGGATGAAGGAAGGCGGGCTGAGAGGAAAATCTATCTTTGGAGATATTAATACTTTTTGATCCATATATTGAACTAAAATCACTTTCAAGAAAGACGTTTTACCCTCAAGGTACAAAGGACTTCGGTGTTGAGGCTGCAGATCTGGCAGGCTCCATCGAACAGAGTCAGTATCTTGGCGTTGCTGTAGCTGTAGCCGTCATTGGATACCTGCCGTCAGAGGAGACGTGATTACTGCGGATCACTGGGAAAAAGgcattaaacaaataaactgagCGAGGCAAACTACACTGAGGGTGCTGTGGTCCTGGAAAGGTCCTCCTCAGTGATAAATGCTCTTAttttcacccaaaaaaaaactgcagggaAGAAGGATTCCCACACACCACTTTGTTTGATGCACTTGGCTGTCGGGTAAATCCACCAGTTTGCACCGTTTCAAAGTGCTGAGTCCATTTTCCTCCTAAACCAActtgaaacagaagaaaacctCCAGGTGCACTCTGTGGACCCTTTCCACAACTGTagccaaaaagtaaaaactagcAAACTTCCACATCTGTCTGCTTCCAATTACTCCAGTGCAGATTTCCTGTGGTAGCATTCtgacattattacattattaaccTGGGCATAGAGTTTCATTTATCCTTGATTTTGAGAATAAAAGCGAAAGAGAATGAGTCAAAGGATTTATAATTTAACGGTAGTTTCACCAGTGTGCGTTACAGAAACTGGCGGAGACGGGACTAACTTTGATCTGCCAGCGGGCCAGTGGTCCGTTTGTCACCGTTTCCCGGTCCAGTCCTGCAGAAGTCCAGCTGTCCTCCAGGGGGAGCTGGCACTCCAGAGCGGTCACATCCAGAAAGGTGGCCAGGACAAACCGGGGCTCGTCCAGGACCCAGTCCCCATCCACAAACttgacaacagacacagaagggagagggggagggagggcaTTAGGGCATTAGagatgagagcagaggaggggtAAAGTAGGGGCACAGCAgcgagacagagaaacagacaaaggagggagagaagtcAACTGGGAATAATGCATAAATCACATGCTGACAATAGTAATTAATGCTAACCAGAAGATTATATTAAGAAAGGGGCATCTTGGCTGTAAGTCCGATTTATACAGTGACGCACAAGGTCGTCAGAACAGGCAAGTTTGTCACTGATGGTTGATCCAACAGTATcaaatgcatgaataaacaaataaataaagctgcacAATCCATCTTAAACCtctcaatattttcatattaccATCGGATCAAATGATGTGCCATGATCCAAAATATGTGTAACGTGAAAGACCTTTCTCGTAGCGACAAGCTCACTGCAACGCTTTACAGCTTCATAGAGCTTCACAGCTTTCAGCTCATGCCAGTGTTGCTCTACGTCTGCTGGATGCATCAGTGTcggtgttgtgtttacagctcgTTGCGCTGCTACATTTACGGTATAAATTTAGTGCTGAACATAGATGTCTAGTAATTAGTGGAGCTTTCGGTGTCACACAAGAACATGGAAGTTTCTTGTTTCTTATTTGGACTCGAATTCgatgaaacaaattaaatatttaaagaccatgacattgattgattgattgaaccAATAACCTCCTTGTAACCAAACCTGCTTCGGCTCCAGTTGCGCTATCAGAACTTtgtgagctgcagcagctctcaCACAGAGAATGTCTGGATATGGAGCTTAGATGAGATAATCCGCTAGAACAGAATATTCATAAAAATCATGGCACAAAACATGAAGTCTGAATCTCTACATTATCTACAAAGTTATTGTCTGCATATTTATGTCTTTTGGCCAGTAAAGAAGGAGTCCTCTGATCAGATGCTTTGTGATCTGGGTGGAACAATCTGGGCAGAGCAGCTCATTGGCCAACTGTAGGAGAAGAAGTTGACAACTCCTAGgtataatgtcatttttaacttttgaggAAGtgccaaagaggagaaaaaaaagaaacagaaaccagaaaaaaaggcagaaaaactaagtaccttttctttaacaaacTCACACTTGAGCTCGTAGGAGTCCTTGAAGCCTTGACCGTAGACCTGGATGGTGGAGCAGTCTCCCTGTCGGACGTCACACAGACCCTCCTTCTCCAACTCAGTGATCTCTGGGATCTGGTCttcacaacatcaacaacaaaaaagtacagAGGAGCAGGGACTATTAGACCTGGGAATTCAGTCACAATCACGTACCATGTGCCTAAAAATCATTCATCTGTCATCACAGAGGTCCAGTGGAAGCTGGATGAATGCAGGCAATTGCTAAATGCAATTGAACTTGGCTAGAAACAGAGATATCTTAAAATGTTTGGGCCTTTTCTTTTACTCCAATCCACTATGAGCTGTAACTTTAACCTGCTCTATGCACAAAAAATACAGctggtttttggtttgttggaTATTTTTCTAGCTAGTTGGCAAGTTTAGCAAAAGAACAAACATTGATGTCATACGTCCTGTGATGTCCCAGTTTGGAATcgttaaaaaaacaatcacaacactgtttctaaatgacctgaGACATATCTTGGGCTTTTCTGtgccaaaaatgccaaaatacaTCTGCAATAAGCTAAAATTTACTGATATATCGGCTTTACCAAAGACCTCTATAAGACTAGTAGAGTGTTTGTGTTGGTCTTTGTTTAGTATGTTACCAGAAAGTACACCGCAGTCATAGGACCCAAATCCTGGGAAGCACACACAACCCCACTCCGAGCACTGGCCGTTCCCATTGCACAGATTCGGACACTTGAGGACGGCCAGGACGTCCTGgtgctcttcttctctcctcgtctcctccaCCAGCCTCCTCTCACACTCGTTCTCCAGCAGCGGCAACGTTGCATTCAGCCACGACTGCTCATCCTTCAGCTGCAGGTCAACGACACACATAGCCACCGCGTGGCTAACTAGCGACTCCTCCAGTAGGCGCTCGCAACCTACTGCAATGCCCGAGTGTGCCACGGCCTGCTGGCACTGAGCGCGGGCCTGCTGCTCGGTGAGGCCAGAAGGTGTGGGCCATGTTGGGGAAGAGTCCTGTCGAACTGCCTGTTCATGGTCCTCTGGGAAGAAATAGGTAAAGCCCTCTAAATCAGACTGACTGAGGCTTTGGTGCGGGGAGTTAGGAATGTAACGGTGGGTCTGCCGCCTGCCCCTGCGCCGCTGGTGCTGGGCTGAGGTTACGGCCTCATCCCTGGAGGCTCTCAAGCCGAAGCCTTTTTCACGCGGCTGAGCGGTAATACCTTGATCCCCGGTGTTTTGGCTGGAGTGACCCGGAGGCAGCGACTGTCCTTCATTTCCTTTGAGTAGCTCCACTGAGCCGATGTACTCAGCTGTGACGTCCAAAGTGGGAATGACACCGAGGAGCTGCACGTTGCCATAATGAGAGCAGGTGGAGTCAGAGGAGGTGGCTGGTCGAGATCGAGTTCTGGGAGATGCAGGGCGGGGCTCTGTCTTACAGGTACAGTGCCTGCGGGGGCTCAGTGAACTCGGATGGGATGGCATGGTGTCAAACAAGCTGGTGCCTGGAGGGAGTCTGACAGAGggataaaaggaaaagatgtcAGTGAAGAGGCAAGAGGGTTTGACTGTGCAAAATTCTTGAAGAAATTTGCATGTAATTAAATCATATACATCCAATTGACACACATTGAACCTTTGTGGCCCAGATGCAGGTGTAGGTCCCCAGTTTGCCAGGTTAGAAATCAAACCCTTAAGTTCAGTACATTTAGAAAACATTGACAACATCAAAGATCATACCCAAACACATTACGCATATCCAAAGCGTCAATTGTTGTCTCCTGCTCAGGACGTcttaaaaaacactgacctCCATTCAGAGATAAAAGTGTGCAGATCCTCCATCGTGGCGCCCCCTGCTGAGTGGAAGTCATTGTCTGACTGTCCATCGTAGGTCCCACACAGACCCTCGGTGTGACTCCAATCCGAACTGGGGGCTCTCAGCGTCAGACTCATTCCCCAGTCAGACACGTCCGCGCGGACAAACGATCCAGATGAGAAGGTCACCTGCAGACATTCAAATGGAGACGAAAGAATCTCTTACCGTCAGCAACAAGCAGCCAACTAAATTTTTCAATGAATTTGTCACATGTTTGGAGCAAGACAGTCTTGTCAATCGTTGTGTACAGATTTCGACGGGGTAGGTAAAGTTAGGTGACCTGGCCTTTCTTTAGAGAAACagatgggctttttttttttagcttagcattaagactggcAGCAGCTAGCAAACTGCTAGCTTGACTCTCTCCAAAGCTCAAGAGGGAGGGagtactttttctttgttgctcCCAGCCATAGGCTAAGCTAAGACTAATCGCCTCCTGGCTATAGCTCCGTACtaaatgcacagacatgagagcggtaCAATCTTCTCGTCTACCTCGTGGCAAGAAAATTATTTCccacattattttctttcttctctttttttacactCAACTAAACTCAACTAATGGTTTGAAGAAGTGTAAATCAAGGACCCCTACTCATGTAAAACACTTTAGTGATGTGATTGATTTTTTGTCTTAGTTTGGGTTTTAATAAATCAGTCTTCACATTtccatattttatatataaaaaagtttAAGACTTTCTGGACGTGCTCTGTAAGTTGGTGGGGATGTAAGTGGGTACGAAGGTGCGTGcggtatgaaaaacaaacaaaaacgcaATGATAACGATGACTGACTGATGACGAAGGATATcataatgtcaaaaatataaatgtggacTAAAGCGCTGTCAAAATCGAACAGTTTGataaaattaatgatatttATCAGTTTATTCCACTGATTTTTGAGTTGTGTCCGACTCGTCCTCACTCACAGTGACCTTGCGTCCCTGGTAGGACTCCGTGATCCGAATGCCGCTCTTGCTCAGGTCTCTGTTCTTCACAGACAGTCGAGGCCTGGTTTCACCCGTTTCCCCACCGCACATGTCAAAGGCAATAACATCGCCGCCGTCCCTCGCCACGAAGCCGCACGCGCACGAGGCAGGATGCACCACGCTGCCGCACTCCCACTGACGGACGTGGACCTCAAACGGCCAGAGAGTGCTCCTATACAGGACAAAGGTGCCTAGTTGGTAGTTCTCATAGTGCCTGTAAGtaaccaaagaaaaatattaatggattttttttccccttctggTTCCAGTCATTAGATCATTAGATATTTGCTATTATAgtccaaaaaaataacagagaagCCATAATTCACTatggacagtttaaaatttCCACGAGTAATGAAATCTGTTAAATTGcaattaaatataattacatTGTGATTAAATATAGTACAGTGCATGATACATGTTTCCTGATTAACTGAATAAGAGGCCGAAGTACCTGCCGTCAAATGTGATGATGTGAGGGTCAGTGAAGGAGTAGCAGTAGGCTGAGGGAACATCCTTAACTGTTATCTGAGAGTGAGAGATCAGTTCAAATAAGATACTCAGGATACAGGTTTTCAGTATGGGCATGTACAACcaacaaattcattaaaaatgatgatgcAGCAACTACTAATATATAGCCATTGAAACCTCGTGAAACCATCGACAAAATATCACTTTCCGAGTTCCCCCCGGGACAGTTTGACCTGTTTACCTCGAGAGGTTCTGGTGAGTATCCGTTCCAGAGAAAACTTTGTGTGACGATGGGTTTGACAGAGACCCGAGTTGTCCTGTTGCCGTCTCTGACAAAGTCAGTGACGGGGCTGAAGTGGATCCGAGCTCGGCTACAAACCCCGTCCCCGCAGGGCTTCCGGGACAGGTTCACCACGCAGGAGGACAGGGACAGATCGGCACCCAACAAGCCCTCGTCTGCAGCACCAGGATTTAGATTCAGTTTATGCACATGATGAAAGCTACAAAAGACAGCGCCCCTGGACAACTTTGTAAagacacagtaaaataaaatgacttccTCTCCACCGccctccttttatttatttctgtgcaGATCggataaaaaaatttaaaggtgGTGAATTCTCTATGAAAAACTGACCAAATTGCACGATGGTTATTAAATCCAATGCAATCTGCAACCAGTCACACTTGTATCTCCTCCCATCCTTTGCACAAATATCCCTTATATGCGTGTGTACAAAGGAGAGATGAGAACTTTTAATGATCACATGTGAGTTGCATATAGTGGCTGGTCTAACAGGCCCTAGAACAGGGAGCGAAAGCTTTAACGGAGCACGGGTTTAGACAACGTCACTACCCAGCGAATAACAATTCTAAAAGGAAAATATTGTTCTTTGTTTCTCAGCCCCTCTTTACCTACAGTTACTGCCGCAAgtaaagagaggcagagaaatacTAAGGATGAACAGCTCTACCTTTCCAAGGCCAAAGAGTTGGTATATCATTAGCTCACGACATTCTTATGCGGCGTTGCAGGTTCTGCTGAAAAAAGCCCTGTTCAGGATTGACCCATTCATCGCGTGGGAGCCGGTGGAATGTCAGGCCCGGATGCTACCGATTGCTAAACTCAGGGTAACGGTAGCGAATGACTACAGCTTACGTGGTGACTTTGCCAAACTCATTTTGTTCCTCATCCTAAAAACCTTTTCTCGTGTCAATGTGAAAGCTACTGCTTGAAAATACTTGAAATTAAGCGTAAATCTAacctttgtgttgtttgtccAAGTAACTTAACGTGTATTTCTGTAGTAAACACCTGAACAGTGTTTCgttacaaagaaataaaagcatggtgttacagttttttcttgaaatactGTACTATTATACTACAGCCAACTAGCTCGAGCCTACAATACAAGAACAGTGCTGCTCTTTATTTTCATGCCCTCAACAGCTTTCATCAACCGGTCAGGGTGCCGATTATTCACGTGGGACCCGCAAGAGCGAGGCTCACGGCAAGGCACTGAATTGGCATATCACATACAGGTATGTAGCAATCACAAGCGCACACAGGTTTCTCGGTTTCACACAAGTCAGCTGgaaacgaaaaaaacaaaacaaaacaaaaaaaagtcacccaGAGACAGTTTTCAACCGACTGGTGGTGGTGCCAGCGTTGCCAGTGATCAGTTGCCATTTCAGCTGGCACAATGAATGGTCTCTggacaaaacatgcaaagacGCTATGCCATCCCCGCTCTCACAGGGACAACAACCAGTTATTGGGCCACCGTCTCGCTGTGAGTCCTCACCTTCACTGCTTGTGCTAAGCTGCAGGGACAGCGTGCACTGTTCTGTAGAGGAGGAGGACTCTGGCAGACACGGGACAGGAACTGTGCTCTCAACCACCAACTCATACGGTCTCCCATCCTCGGACACACTGCTCACCTCCGGTCTTAGCTGCACATAGCAGTTATAAAGGAAGACCGGTCAGCCGTTTTATACATCAAAACTTCATCACCGACACATGATATTCAGAAGGGAGAGGTTTTAGACAGATATTTCTCGGGGGAAAAAGCAAAACCAGCGACCAGCTTTTGAGAAAGCACCGGGGAACAGGCTTAAATGACAAAGAGGAAACTTCTAAGTAAATACACTGTAGTCTGAGTAGGGTTGTTACTTGGGAGGATCAAAGAAATCGGGGGTTTTTCAAACGTCCTGTCTCTAGTGACCAGTAGGTGAGTCTAAATCCATATTgcggaccaaaaaaaaataatttttacatcTCTGTTGGAGGTGGCAGACTTCTCATGGGTCACGGTAGTTTAACATTATTCAAAgacagcatatatatatatatatatgtatatatatatatctactgTACAGTATAGTAAATAGTGAGCTATGTAGTTGAGAGATAATTTAATGAGTGGCAGTTTTCATTTCGTCcttatatttctctctctctttgtctgttgaCATGGACAGAAAACTATAACTTAGCAGTCGAAAAACACCACTTTCTATTCTAAAGACCAATAAGAAACTGAATTGGCAGTAACTTTTATGTTCTCTCATCCATGATGATGGAAAGCAAGATATCATCTCTCCACTCcataatattaaaattacattttgggaaatatgcattttttatttttttttatactttggaCAGCACCAGACTAGcttttccccttgtttccagtctttatgctaaaccaAGTTAATTGCTAATGGCTCTAGCTGAATACCTAACGCACCGACATGAGATttgtattaatcttctcatctaaatgtTGGCAGGAAAGttaataagcatatttcccaaaatgctgaactgttcCATAAAAATAGTTAGTACTCAAAAGTACTAATAGTTAGAACAGTCACTTATACAGGAAAATAGTAAAAATCTACACACATAACCACAGAGACgtacatgaaaaacagacacacacacacaggtgtaaaACGTCAGATTACTGTGATGTACCCTAATCCCAGCAAAGAACTCCTGACTTTCCGCTGAAGCACCACGGACGTCGGGTGAATCCAAGAAGAAACTGGAGCTGGAACAGTAAATctgtgagagggagggagagagagagatttgttttctttcttttattaatGTGCACGCCCATTCGTtgtcttttctttatcattatACCCACGTTGTAAACCTTGCACAACCTGCTTCGGCAATGTGGAACTTAGTTAAAATCGTGGCAATAAAGcaaatttttatataaatttgagagaaagggagagagagagagaagaaggaacCCCATTGCACATAAATGGCGAAATAATCCTGGATGTATTAAAGTTTAATAGGTAAGGTTTTAGTGCCAGGTCACACACATGACCAGCACACAGTAAAACGAAACGACATGTTGACAGATTTCAGTAACAGCGTTGGTCTCCGCCACATATTTGATTTATACAGTAGGTCTTATTTCCAGAAGAGTGGAAAGGCAATTGTCGTAGGAATGCTGTACTGAGTTACTAACAAATTACTCactgaaattagtttttttctttttttttccagacctgGATTTATCCCGGAGTGGTTTCTTCCAGATGTGGGGGTATCTTAGACCCTCATTATTCCTGGGATAGCTATATGTAACACTCCCCTATCTGTCCAGGACATGGGTAATAGTTAGGCCTGAGTCAAcctaatttaataaaaacaagccTGAGATGAGGTTAGCTTTAGTCCTGACTGTTAGCTATTTTTAGCTCGTATATAGCTCCTCCTTATATATCTAAATGttagtttttcttaaaaaaaaaaaaattatatctgcacatttgaaagaaatgacactggttttttttggcaattttttcttgtcttttgcaGAAGGAaacttgatttgttttgttcttgctCTTGTTTTGGGCTCATCCCTCTTTAGTTCTTCCCGACTAAAACTCAAACAAGAACTCATCAAGTTGGACTCAACAACGATCGCGTTAAACCACTGCAGCCCCGCACCGGACCTTGTCCCCCAGACGGAGGTTGAAGCCGTCCAGCTCGATGAGGGCGGAGGTCTGGATGGTGGTCTCGTGCTTGagctcctccctcctgccctcGGCTGAGAGACGAGACCACGCCACCACATAACCCAGGGAGCCGTTGGAGCTGCTGTCAAAGCTGCACTTCAGGTAGACGGTGTTACCTGTCACCTCGGAGACGATCACTGGTACAGACGGAGTGGGAGGCAGCGTGGCTGACAGGGGACAGGCAGAAAGGATATGTGGATTAGTGGGGTCTAAGAACAGATGGTATTCATGCATTGTTCTCTGCATGTTGGTAGTGTAAAAACCACGACTGAGGTGGAAATGGAAGCTAATACACCTGTTACGAAATCAAGGCCATGCCCTGTACTAAATGTACGTCAGTGTCTTGTGTCTTAAGTGTAATTAAATAAGTGTCTGCAAAACCCCCACGTACAAGGGTTTGATCACATCCGAAAACACTGTCTTTACGACCCCATTCATGGTTTGAGTATCGGTATATAgccaaaagtatgcggacacCCAGTTTGGGGAAAGTTCTTCTCTGGTCGCAAAGCCCCCCCTGCCAAAAGCCATGCCCATAAAGAAATGGGTGTCCGAGTTTGGCGTGGAAGAACTTGACGGGcttgcacagagccctgacctcaacctcaTCGAACACCTGTGGGCCGAGCTGGAACGCTGACCGGAAGCCGTATTAGACTAGCGGAGGCTGTTGGAGGCGGCATGTTGATGCCCAGGGTTTGACGTTGAGGCGTCTTCAAGGACGCGGTTTCCACCGGGTGTGGCGACGACATCCCGCCCCGACTTTGACAGCTTCGGTTCGACTTATTGTCTAAACAGTATCTTCTTACTGTCCAGCCACCGGTTTTCAgatgagagaagaaaggagCTGTTAAAAGTGTTCATACGCTCATCCAGGCTGCTTTCGGTTATTACTGCATTCAAAGAAATTAAGCTTTGGGAGCTGTAGTAAATGCTGACTTCGTTTACGCTGTGATTTGCTCACAGGCTACAAAGAGGCTACTTTTTATCGTGGGCTCCGTATGTTCTGTCACTtactttttgtttggtttctgcCTCTATCAAATGAATGACCATAAACACATAATTTACTAACATTCGGCTGGAGACTGGTGCTAATTTTCCATTTCCAGTTAGATTTCATAACAAAAAAAGGTTCCCCTCTCTGGGAAAGCAACGCCACTGCTACTTCTAAATAAATCCTCTGCATAACTGACGCGTGCAGCAAACGGCTATGCAGAGGATTTTAACTTAGGCTGAGGAACAGTAACTCATTTATATGAGCAGCTCAGGCCAGAAAATATCCAGCAGGGTCCGCAAGCAGAACAGTGACCTCGGGAATCGCAGCAACCTGGATTCCATTACTTAAAACAAGTTAATGAACATGTTCAGTGGTCTTTCATCTATCGCTAATTaaacctccctcctcctcctcctttccaccactgccagcTTCCTAAAACCTGCCCCGGCGTAATTCACGTCCTGGCCGAGGGGCCGTCGCCATGGAGACAGGGCGCAGTGGACGCCGGGACACATGCTCAGCTCATTAAGAGGAGCGGTGAGGGGGCCGGCGGTGCATTCCTGACCGCATGGCAACTCCCTGACCCCCtgattgttttgctgtttgacCTAACATGAGGAGACAAGCGGAGGCCATAAACACGGCAGCGGCATCCTCACTTTCACATGTTCCATCGACGTTCACCTGGTCGGGGCCGCAGGTCAGCGGCGCCGCGGGCGAGGCGTCCGACATCTCTGTCAGATAGACAGGgcaacagagcaacaacaacaacagtcaaCTGCAAATCGACATTCATTAACATACTGGATAACACGTGGCAGAGAGGAGACTGGGAGTTTGTTTCAAAGATCTTATTTGGGAAGCGGTTTAGTTCAAGCAAGTGCCTCCTGATGCAGAGTGCAGTTCTTCTGCAAGGCTGCGGTTCTGTTCTCACTTTTAATCTGTCTCAACGTTTTGAGCCAGCTCTGCTGTCAGGATAAACAAATGGCTTGACACTGTACCCAAGAGACCAGGGGAAAACCACACACTCATAACTCCAATGTAATCTTTTCCTTGATTTGAAGTTTTaagttcttttttcattctgaatCCATTTACAAAATGTTCCCAGacaatttatataaatatattaatttgtcTTCCCTCCAGTAACCACTCTGGGAAAGCAGCATCATAGCAACTTCAGAatgatcaactttttttttaatggttttgtttAGGCCTTCGCAGCACCCGGTTGAGTTTAGGGCGAGATTGTCGCATTCCAGACAGGGCGTGTCTGCTTTGTGAGATCCGACCAAAAACCTCACTCTTTCcgtaaccttaaccaaagcgGGTTTCGTTGCCTTAATCTAATCATACGCGAGACTCGGGTTACAAACCCTGGCACGTACCTACTCTTGGGCTGACCGAGACACCAACAGAGAGACTGATAAACTGTACTAGCTGCTGGTCGGAGCTACAACGTGGAAAGTCTCCAATGACATGCTGCGCGTCTAAACCTCAACCGGTTGTCTTATATCTCAGTGTTCGTATAATATATTAGGAGCATTACGCACATCAGATCAGAGTGGGATCCTCTGCGCAGACGTACCTTGAGCGCAGTATCCCATGCATCCTTGTGTGGGCTGGAGCAGGTAAACATAGAAGTCTCCACAGTTGCGGACGGTGACCGGGATGCGGAACAAGCAGCAGTCTTTGCTGCTGCTCGGGAAGAACTGCCAGGCAGCGCAGGCTGTCAAGTGCCTGACCTCCAGCGGCCCAGGCAAGGACTCGCCGTCACCCAGGGACAGCCACACCGGGGACTGGGTCCCACAGTGGTTCACCTGGATGtttagaaagagacagagaaatgctaaaaaaaaaaaaaatcgggaTATGTATTTGACAAAGCTACAGTTTGACGAAGATAATTCCCCTTGGAAAAAAATCCTTGGCCTGACAAATCTGGCCATTTAACCGCCATCATCGTTACGACATCGCCTTATCATCTAACACATGTTCACAGCgatcctctcctccctcctccggCCGCTCCTGTGGACATCCATCACCCAGGGGGAGCAGCGATGCCCTGGGAAGGCAGAGAGAGGCGGACACCTCAGATGGATCCTGCAGGCTCCTCACAGCAGGCCGCCCGCAGGAAATGAGACGCATTCCAGCTCTCCTTGCACTCTCCGTCatatatacgtacacacacacacacacaacccgaCAACTGCGTGACACACAAGACAATCATACTCAAGTGTCGACAGAGAGGCCACGTCAGAGTTTCTCCACACGAGGTCACGGATGGATCCTCGAGAGATTTCACAGACCGCTGTGTTGATATTTGTAATTATAAGAACCACACATCAACACTAATACCGCTGGACCCCACTACACGCTAGTAAAAGTGACTGACGTGATAAAAGGAAAGGTCCCTAATTTCAGGGGTCATGAGAATTTTACGACCTTCGATTGAGGTCGTAACACTGGCCTTCCCGAAGCATGACTTGAGCGATACGAAATTTCTGGAGACCAGCGGCGATATTTTGTGACTCTGGCGTCTCAAATCTAAAGCTGTATCAAACTTTGAACTGTAAATCAAAATTCGACCATTACTCTGTCAGTATCTGCCAATGGAGAAGGCCGGGAGCCCCTCGACTACAAATCATGTATACTCGACATTTTTGCCAAACACTTTCAAATGCAGCCTACACAAACATTTTTGCGCTGTTGTTTTCCAATTTCTGTTCAACATCAATTAGGAGAGCACCGCTGATTGATGCGAATAGTCTACGCTGCATTACATTTACAACCCTGGTGTAACTTTAACAAACGTTGCAAGACCGCCATATCAGTGTAGACTTGTGTTCcctgtgatggattacacaacTCAGGCAATGTTAAGAGTCTGCTA
This sequence is a window from Xiphias gladius isolate SHS-SW01 ecotype Sanya breed wild chromosome 22, ASM1685928v1, whole genome shotgun sequence. Protein-coding genes within it:
- the vwdel gene encoding von Willebrand factor D and EGF domain-containing protein → MRLETLLKLLPCVAFLLPNAMHAQTVLPPECAPGGHSVLQNPYRSTTFSSSWLQQSALQDFICDHSLTPGWYQFQIFDKPASMPTQCVEVNHCGTQSPVWLSLGDGESLPGPLEVRHLTACAAWQFFPSSSKDCCLFRIPVTVRNCGDFYVYLLQPTQGCMGYCAQEMSDASPAAPLTCGPDQVNVDGTCETTLPPTPSVPVIVSEVTGNTVYLKCSFDSSSNGSLGYVVAWSRLSAEGRREELKHETTIQTSALIELDGFNLRLGDKIYCSSSSFFLDSPDVRGASAESQEFFAGIRLRPEVSSVSEDGRPYELVVESTVPVPCLPESSSSTEQCTLSLQLSTSSEDEGLLGADLSLSSCVVNLSRKPCGDGVCSRARIHFSPVTDFVRDGNRTTRVSVKPIVTQSFLWNGYSPEPLEITVKDVPSAYCYSFTDPHIITFDGRHYENYQLGTFVLYRSTLWPFEVHVRQWECGSVVHPASCACGFVARDGGDVIAFDMCGGETGETRPRLSVKNRDLSKSGIRITESYQGRKVTVTFSSGSFVRADVSDWGMSLTLRAPSSDWSHTEGLCGTYDGQSDNDFHSAGGATMEDLHTFISEWRLPPGTSLFDTMPSHPSSLSPRRHCTCKTEPRPASPRTRSRPATSSDSTCSHYGNVQLLGVIPTLDVTAEYIGSVELLKGNEGQSLPPGHSSQNTGDQGITAQPREKGFGLRASRDEAVTSAQHQRRRGRRQTHRYIPNSPHQSLSQSDLEGFTYFFPEDHEQAVRQDSSPTWPTPSGLTEQQARAQCQQAVAHSGIAVGCERLLEESLVSHAVAMCVVDLQLKDEQSWLNATLPLLENECERRLVEETRREEEHQDVLAVLKCPNLCNGNGQCSEWGCVCFPGFGSYDCGVLSDQIPEITELEKEGLCDVRQGDCSTIQVYGQGFKDSYELKCEFVKEKFVDGDWVLDEPRFVLATFLDVTALECQLPLEDSWTSAGLDRETVTNGPLARWQIKVSNDGYSYSNAKILTLFDGACQICSLNTEVLCTLREKTCNIDGLCYSEGESNPSSPCLTCRPQSSKHTWSIAERNAPPVPQALPFRLRSFQGENFLYQLQARDPEGSAVLFTLTSGPEGASLSPAGLLVWKATAQATDTHTFHFAVMDDCNAETSASVQVSVHSCECLNGASCVTNVNLPVGSGEYLCVCLDGFGGERCEVDLDDCKPNPCRLGRCIDGPNSFSCVCPPGMTGRTCREDVDECVAQPCFPGVSCNNTLGSFICGVCPQGHSGDGRICSSDTDATAKVVATPARVQQVSLRPKPWGPSPCSRRPCHPGVQCFESTHVSAGFVCGPCPPGLHGNGRTCSTAGLGTVANGADGHIHIAKSNSSKDMTPGSSSSSSSSSPTSPRQTSDRRSRPEATISNSRRVSSTDRKTATTPRNQTAARVFAPTVRRGQPSGVELTPDLNTGVKWGPPPHRVTCVDSPCFPGVPCEPTATGSFRCGRCPHGYNGDGVACKAVCRYQCGRNMECSLPNTCTCKEGYTGYNCHIAVCRPDCKNQGKCVKPNVCQCPAGYSGPTCEEASCEPPCRHGGTCLARNLCTCPYGYVGPRCQIMVCNRHCENGGECVSPDVCRCKPGWYGPTCNSALCNPVCLNGGTCIKPNVCVCPSGFYGSQCQIAVCSPPCKNGGQCMRNNVCSCPEGYTGKRCQKSVCEPMCMNKGKCVGPNTCSCASGWRGRRCNLPVCLQKCKNGGECVGPNTCHCPIGWEGLQCQTPVCKQRCLNGGRCVLPDYCHCRKGYKGLTCTVKASQA